A single Plasmodium yoelii strain 17X genome assembly, chromosome: 10 DNA region contains:
- a CDS encoding 30S ribosomal protein S9, putative, with protein sequence MFLNHANRRNIIFIFICIFFYKFFGHRLLQNVGCKKISKSNGFFHIGSNIEYGSDLKLLKLKTWNSIQKLKKEDKKNNSLLYNIRKIPISKLENIFFIFNKPINIITHIKREKKKKKFNIFKKKKDKGESGGNVKKKPKKIFTEEEIEELRKKAKEKLQPKKEEDTTNKGGKRGKNKKKSEDFSKDKNKEKNENEENEINVKLKEDEIKTEKNEYIKSRNDFEQIVGSITDIISEKEIEYLHQISNKDNELLSYDKREKYIELNYEDTIFDEGNYMQNYVNNISKFRFDIFNINNKNEFDRITKYLNYEYIEHIPIDFPTDKSYNIELKTYFYEIVCDLIKKNKDKFYREDMEIGDNDEEEQDENEYKIETKKGKINNIEENDNNTLSNFLKENSEENKNDKNDNVNNKNDIINDNILKIIKPTDQDIMNKYMSTDLYNTLCDIKEEYDFMFNNGGLANFSFDENRKTNKEKLIFSGKKKRAIASVFLQKGNNNLIINNRDGYQYLQYQIFNINKIFSPLLHLCMNRSFNVVAHVEGGGLTGQSVAIFHALVKYIVYNFSLKIKPFFRSFKFMTIDSRKVERKKYGLKKARKKKQYSKR encoded by the coding sequence atgtttttaaatCATGCAAATAGGcgtaatataatatttatattcatttgcatatttttttataaattttttggtCATAGATTATTACAAAATGTGggatgtaaaaaaataagcaagTCAAATGGTTTCTTTCATATTGGTAGTAATATAGAATATGGTTCagatttaaaattattaaaactaAAGACATGGAATAGTATacaaaaattgaaaaaagaagacaaaaaaaataatagcttgttatataatataaggAAAATACCAATAAGCAAGTTAGAAAAcattttcttcatatttaataaaccaattaatattattacacatataaaaagggaaaaaaaaaaaaaaaaatttaatatttttaaaaaaaaaaaagataaaggTGAATCAGGAggaaatgtgaaaaaaaaaccaaaaaaaatatttacagaAGAAGAAATAGAAgaattaagaaaaaaagcCAAAGAAAAATTGCAACCAAAAAAAGAGGAAGATACAACAAATAAAGGAGGAAAAAgaggaaaaaacaaaaaaaaaagtgaagatttttcaaaagataaaaataaagaaaaaaatgaaaatgaagaaaacgaaataaatgttaaattaaaagaagatgaaataaaaacagaaaaaaatgaatatataaaaagtaGAAACGATTTTGAACAAATTGTTGGATCAATAACTGATATAATAAGTGAAAAAGAAATTGAATATTTACATCAAATAAGTAATAAAGATAATGAATTATTAAGTTATgataaaagagaaaaatatatCGAATTAAATTATGAAGATACTATATTTGATGAAGGAAATTATATGCAAAATTATGTAAACAATATAAGCAAATTTcgttttgatatatttaatattaataataaaaatgaatttgaTCGAATAAccaaatatttaaattatgaatatatagaACATATACCTATAGATTTCCCAACAGataaaagttataatattgaattaaaaacatatttttatgaaattgTGTGTGatcttattaaaaaaaataaagacaaATTTTATCGTGAAGATATGGAAATAGGTGATAATGATGAAGAAGAACAAgatgaaaatgaatataaaattgaaacaaaaaagggtaaaataaataatattgaagaaaatgataataatacgTTAagcaattttttaaaagaaaattcagaagaaaataaaaatgataaaaatgacaacgtaaataataaaaatgatattataaatgataatatactTAAGATAATAAAACCAACCGATCAAGatattatgaataaatatatgtctacagatttatataatacattatgTGATATTAAAGAAGAATATGACTTTATGTTTAATAATGGTGGATTAGCCAATTTTTCATTTGATGAGAATAGAAAAACcaataaagaaaaattaattttttcaggaaaaaaaaaaagagctATAGCTAGcgtttttttacaaaaaggaaataataatttaataataaataatagagATGGATATCAATATTTGCAATATCAAATTtttaacataaataaaatatttagtCCGTTATTACATTTATGTATGAACAGAAGTTTTAATGTTGTAGCACATGTTGAGGGAGGTGGGTTAACTGGTCAAAGTGTTGCGATATTTCATGCcttagttaaatatattgtttataatttttctttaaaaattaaacCCTTTTTCCGTTCCTTTAAATTTATGACTATTGATAGTAGAAAAGTtgagagaaaaaaatatggctTGAAAAAAGCTAGAAAGAAAAAGCAGTATAGTAAAAGATAA
- a CDS encoding ubiquitin-conjugating enzyme E2, putative, whose amino-acid sequence MVTLSEAISYVLTDLNNDQKKEILNVLVHIIQKIIDNPTRAKFRSLKKDSQTFINKFLCFKGSENILKAIGFEEEAERWFFPVSNDGSLIENLNQVQNYIKNNAYTIYNNTEHIFEQSQNSSNDLTNHTNNNCNNNITGNFKLEDKEKILKPRPDGLTLGGLSKRRLEKERNELLRERENTIKLIQEDSDKWIIQIKGAENTLYSNETFKMQFKFTDRYPIESPEVIFIGQPPIHPHIYSNGHICLSILYDHWSPVLSVNSICLSIISMLSSCTKKRKPIDDMLYCSAGSKVSPKNMRWMFHDDKV is encoded by the exons atgGTAACATTAAGCGAAGCCATATCCTATGTGCTCACTGATTTAAAT AACGACCAAAAGAAGGAAATACTTAATGTATTAGTTCATATTATtcaaaa aATTATTGACAACCCAACTAGAGCAAAATTTCGCTCCTTAAAAAAAGACAGTCaaacatttataaataag TTTCTATGTTTTAAAGGATccgaaaatatattaaaagctATAGGCTTTGAAGAA GAAGCGGAACGATGGTTTTTCCCTGTTTCAAATGATGGGTCATTAATAGA AAATTTAAATCAAgttcaaaattatataaaaaataatgcatacacaatatataataatactgAACATATTTTCGAACAAAGTCAAAATTCATCAAATGACTTAACAAATCATACAAACAATAATtgtaacaataatattacGGGTAATTTTAAACTTgaagataaagaaaaaattttaaaaccGAGACCTGATGGATTAACACTCGGAGGCTTATCAAAAAGAAGGTTAGAAAAAGAAAGGAATGAATTATTAAGAGAAAGGGAAAATACTATTAAACTAATACAAGAAGATTCAGATAAATGGATTATACAAATTAAAGGTGCAGAAAATACCTTATATTCAAATGAAACATTTAAAATGCAATTTAAATTCACAGACAGATATCCAATAG AAAGCCCAGAAGTTATATTTATCGGTCAACCACCAATTCACCCACATATATACAGCAATGGCCATATTTGCTTATCAATTTTATACGATCATTGGTCTCCTGTTTTGTCTGTAAATTCGATTTGTCTTTCAATTATATCTATGTTATCAAGTtgtacaaaaaaaagaaagccAATTGATGATATGCTATATTGTTCTGCAGGGTCTAAAGTTTCTCCAAAAAATATGAGATGGATGTTTCATGATGATAAAGTTTAA